One Bremerella sp. JC817 genomic window carries:
- the topA gene encoding type I DNA topoisomerase gives MAESGNSKKALVIVESPAKARTISKFLGKNYLVEASIGHVRDLPQGAKEIPQEYKDQDWAYLGVNVNDRFDPVYIIPSDKKQQVTKLKKLLKESDELYLATDEDREGEAISWHLQEILKPKVPVHRLVFHEITESAIKGALEHPRAIDDGLVRAQETRRILDRLYGYEVSPLLWRKIKPKLSAGRVQSVAVRLIVQRERERMAFHSATYWDLVATFETNGQTFDATLIEADGKRVPASRDFDPSTGKVNKEGLLLLDEAGANDLLERIRNADFSVGNLENKPYTSKPAAPFTTSTLQQEANRKLGFTARRTMQVAQSLYENGYITYMRTDSTNLAQVAIDASRKLVESEYGKEYLPEKPRFYASKVKNAQEAHEAIRPAGDEFRKPESLRKELSDEQFKLFELIWKRTIACQMEDARGHRISINIKGGNAVFYVSGKTIDFPGFLRAYVEGSDDPQAELADRETLLPAVTVGQGVQQKEFDPKSHTTQPPARFSEASLTRSLEEMGIGRPSTYASIIDTILRREYVFKKGNALVPTWTSFAVVGLLEAHLSKLVDYDFTAKMEDDLDSISRGEADASDYLSKFYFGVEDSGLKQVVEERIKDVDARSVNSIPLGAPEEGEHREEVFVRVGRYGPYVEQGERRGSIPDELPPDEIDLPKAMDLLEQAEKGEEPLGEHPETGKPIYLKTGRFGPYVQMGSSDDDEKPKNASLMKGMNAGDVNLETAIKLLSLPREVGLHPEDKKPIVAYNGRFGPYIKWNDETRSLPAEISPIDIDMEKSLELLAQPKTRGRRGAPKEPLKTLDKSPVTEEVIKIMDGRYGPYVTDGETNASLPKGASPDELTMEVALALLADRAAKGGTKKKAKKKTAKKTTTTKTTKKKAAKKKTATKKTAKKTTTKKAATKKATKKKAAEPAESSSDEAPF, from the coding sequence ATGGCGGAATCGGGTAACAGCAAGAAGGCGTTGGTGATCGTCGAATCACCGGCAAAGGCTCGCACGATCTCGAAGTTTCTGGGCAAGAACTACCTTGTCGAAGCATCGATCGGTCACGTTCGTGACTTGCCGCAGGGTGCGAAAGAGATCCCGCAGGAGTACAAGGACCAAGACTGGGCCTACCTGGGGGTGAACGTCAACGATCGGTTCGATCCGGTCTACATCATCCCCAGCGACAAAAAACAGCAGGTCACCAAGCTTAAGAAGCTACTGAAGGAGTCGGACGAACTTTACCTCGCGACGGACGAAGACCGCGAAGGGGAAGCGATCAGCTGGCACCTGCAAGAGATATTGAAGCCGAAAGTCCCAGTCCATCGGCTCGTGTTTCACGAAATTACAGAGTCCGCCATTAAAGGGGCGCTCGAGCATCCACGGGCCATCGACGATGGACTGGTTCGCGCCCAGGAAACGCGTCGAATCCTCGACCGTCTTTACGGTTATGAAGTTTCGCCGCTGCTGTGGCGAAAGATCAAGCCGAAACTGTCGGCCGGTCGCGTGCAGAGCGTCGCGGTTCGCTTGATCGTCCAGCGCGAACGCGAACGGATGGCGTTCCATTCGGCTACCTACTGGGACCTGGTCGCTACCTTTGAAACCAATGGCCAGACCTTCGATGCGACCCTGATCGAAGCGGATGGCAAACGCGTTCCAGCCAGCCGTGACTTCGATCCTTCGACCGGTAAGGTCAATAAGGAAGGTCTGTTGCTGCTGGACGAAGCGGGCGCGAACGACCTGCTCGAGCGAATTCGTAACGCCGACTTCTCGGTGGGTAACCTCGAGAACAAGCCGTATACCAGCAAACCAGCCGCACCGTTCACGACCAGTACGCTGCAGCAGGAAGCAAACCGTAAGCTTGGTTTCACCGCTCGGCGAACGATGCAGGTCGCTCAGAGCCTGTACGAAAACGGTTACATCACTTACATGCGTACCGACTCGACCAACCTGGCTCAGGTCGCGATCGATGCCTCGCGTAAGTTGGTCGAAAGTGAGTATGGCAAGGAATACCTGCCAGAGAAGCCACGCTTTTACGCCTCGAAGGTGAAAAACGCCCAGGAAGCTCACGAAGCGATTCGTCCTGCCGGCGACGAGTTCCGCAAGCCGGAATCGCTGCGAAAAGAATTGAGCGACGAGCAATTCAAGCTGTTCGAGTTGATCTGGAAGCGAACGATCGCCTGCCAGATGGAAGATGCTCGCGGTCACCGGATCTCGATCAATATCAAGGGTGGAAACGCGGTCTTCTATGTCAGTGGCAAGACGATCGACTTCCCCGGCTTCTTGCGTGCATACGTCGAAGGATCGGACGATCCGCAGGCCGAACTCGCCGACCGTGAAACGCTGCTGCCAGCCGTGACCGTCGGGCAGGGTGTGCAGCAGAAAGAGTTCGACCCGAAGAGCCATACCACGCAGCCACCTGCTCGATTCAGCGAAGCATCGCTGACCCGCAGTTTGGAAGAAATGGGTATTGGTCGTCCGAGTACGTACGCTTCGATTATCGATACGATTCTGCGTCGCGAATACGTCTTCAAGAAGGGGAACGCACTCGTCCCGACTTGGACATCGTTTGCTGTGGTGGGCTTGCTGGAAGCTCACTTGTCGAAGCTGGTCGACTACGACTTCACCGCGAAGATGGAAGACGACCTCGACAGCATCAGCCGCGGCGAGGCAGACGCCAGCGATTACCTGAGCAAGTTCTACTTCGGCGTGGAAGATTCGGGCCTGAAACAGGTCGTCGAAGAACGTATTAAAGACGTCGATGCCCGTAGCGTGAACTCGATTCCGCTCGGAGCTCCGGAAGAAGGGGAGCACCGCGAAGAAGTCTTCGTGCGTGTCGGTCGCTATGGGCCCTACGTCGAACAAGGCGAACGTCGCGGTTCGATCCCGGATGAACTTCCGCCCGACGAAATCGATTTGCCGAAGGCCATGGACCTGCTGGAGCAAGCCGAAAAGGGTGAAGAACCGCTCGGCGAGCATCCAGAAACAGGCAAGCCAATCTATCTGAAGACCGGTCGTTTCGGACCGTACGTTCAGATGGGTTCGTCCGATGACGACGAGAAGCCGAAGAATGCTTCCCTGATGAAGGGGATGAACGCCGGCGACGTGAATCTCGAAACGGCAATCAAACTGCTTTCGTTGCCACGCGAAGTTGGTTTGCATCCCGAAGATAAGAAGCCGATCGTTGCTTACAACGGTCGCTTTGGACCGTACATCAAGTGGAACGACGAGACCCGTTCGTTGCCAGCCGAGATTTCGCCAATCGATATCGATATGGAGAAGTCGCTGGAACTGCTGGCCCAGCCAAAGACACGCGGTCGCCGTGGTGCTCCGAAAGAGCCGCTCAAGACGCTCGACAAGTCGCCGGTCACCGAAGAAGTGATCAAGATCATGGACGGCCGCTACGGTCCGTACGTGACCGACGGCGAAACGAACGCTTCGCTGCCGAAGGGAGCTTCGCCTGACGAACTGACGATGGAAGTCGCTCTGGCACTTCTCGCCGATCGGGCCGCTAAGGGGGGTACCAAAAAGAAGGCGAAGAAAAAGACCGCCAAGAAAACGACGACCACGAAGACCACCAAGAAGAAAGCGGCCAAGAAAAAGACCGCTACGAAGAAGACGGCCAAAAAGACCACGACGAAAAAAGCAGCCACTAAGAAAGCCACCAAAAAGAAGGCGGCTGAGCCTGCGGAATCGTCGAGCGACGAAGCACCGTTCTAA
- the glgB gene encoding 1,4-alpha-glucan branching protein GlgB yields MKSAAVRAYLPGKEQAWLFHPGHGKNTPMKMIHPAGLFEAMCPMDGVTEKGQYQLRIDGGSGQMKTMHDPYAFPSFFTGFDLHLLGEGKHWQSYDKLGAHLRTVNGVSGVNFAVWAPNAKAVSVVGDFNDWDARSHQMNRVGTSGVWELFIPDMAAGEKYKYRVRQADRAVDKCDPYGFAAEMPPRTASIVADLNSYKWNDQVWMDKRGQEDQLSKPMSVYEVHLGSWARNAEEEHGWFNYRYLAHELVKYCQQQNHTHIELMPISEHPFTGSWGYQTVGYFAVTSRYGTPEDFMYFVDYCHQHGLSVILDWVPAHFPKDDHGLRRFDGTALYEHEDPRRGEHPDWGTLIFNYGRNEVRNFLISNALFLFDKYHIDGLRVDAVASMLYLDYSREHDQWIPNEFGGRENLDAISFLKEFNEQSHLQHPGVMTIAEESTAWGGVSRPTFDGGLGFSLKWNMGWMNDTLRFMRKDPVYRKHHHGELTFSLIYAFTENFVLPLSHDEVVHGKGSLLDQMPGDMWQRFANLRLLYSYMWTHPGKKLIFMGDEIGQWNEWNLEAGLQWDLLEWESHQGIQKLISDLNAMLVHEPALHEVDFDGSGFEWIECNDWENSVISYIRKGKNPEDFVAVVCNFTPSSRDDYRMGVPVAGAYREIFNSDNSRYAGSDVINTDDIQSDNIGWNGRENSIQFRLPPMATVVIKPVR; encoded by the coding sequence ATGAAATCCGCGGCGGTTCGAGCCTACCTGCCGGGAAAAGAACAAGCCTGGCTGTTCCATCCGGGACACGGGAAAAACACGCCGATGAAGATGATTCATCCGGCGGGATTGTTTGAAGCCATGTGTCCCATGGATGGGGTTACGGAAAAGGGCCAGTATCAACTTCGAATCGATGGCGGAAGTGGCCAAATGAAAACCATGCATGACCCCTACGCGTTTCCTTCCTTCTTCACCGGCTTTGACCTCCACCTGTTGGGTGAAGGCAAGCATTGGCAATCCTACGACAAGCTGGGCGCTCACCTGCGAACGGTGAATGGTGTCAGCGGCGTGAACTTCGCCGTTTGGGCTCCGAATGCCAAGGCGGTTTCGGTCGTCGGTGATTTCAATGATTGGGATGCCCGCAGCCACCAGATGAATCGTGTTGGCACCAGCGGTGTCTGGGAACTGTTCATCCCAGACATGGCCGCCGGCGAAAAGTATAAGTATCGCGTCCGTCAGGCCGACCGAGCCGTCGACAAGTGCGATCCTTACGGCTTCGCTGCCGAAATGCCACCTCGCACCGCTTCGATCGTCGCCGACTTGAATTCCTACAAGTGGAACGATCAGGTTTGGATGGACAAGCGTGGCCAGGAAGATCAGCTTTCCAAGCCGATGTCGGTCTACGAAGTCCATCTCGGTAGCTGGGCCCGCAATGCGGAAGAAGAGCATGGCTGGTTCAACTACCGCTACCTGGCACACGAATTGGTGAAGTACTGCCAGCAGCAGAACCATACCCATATCGAACTGATGCCAATCTCCGAGCATCCGTTCACCGGAAGCTGGGGCTACCAGACGGTCGGTTACTTCGCCGTGACCAGCCGTTACGGAACGCCAGAAGACTTCATGTACTTCGTCGATTACTGCCATCAGCATGGTCTGTCGGTGATTCTCGACTGGGTGCCGGCTCACTTCCCGAAAGACGATCACGGCCTGCGTCGCTTCGACGGTACGGCTTTGTACGAACACGAAGATCCACGTCGTGGCGAACACCCAGACTGGGGCACGCTGATCTTCAACTACGGCCGTAACGAAGTCCGTAACTTCCTGATCTCGAACGCCCTGTTCCTGTTCGACAAGTACCACATCGATGGCCTGCGAGTCGACGCGGTCGCTTCGATGCTGTACCTCGACTACAGCCGCGAACATGATCAATGGATTCCGAACGAGTTCGGTGGTCGCGAGAACTTGGACGCGATCTCGTTCCTGAAGGAATTCAACGAACAGTCTCACCTGCAGCATCCTGGCGTAATGACGATCGCCGAGGAATCGACTGCCTGGGGTGGCGTTTCGCGTCCGACCTTCGACGGCGGTCTCGGCTTCAGCCTGAAATGGAACATGGGCTGGATGAACGACACGCTGCGATTCATGCGAAAAGACCCGGTTTATCGCAAGCATCACCATGGCGAACTGACCTTCAGCTTGATCTACGCGTTCACCGAAAACTTCGTGCTGCCGCTTTCGCACGACGAAGTGGTGCACGGTAAGGGCTCGCTGCTGGATCAGATGCCTGGCGATATGTGGCAGCGATTCGCGAACCTGCGATTGTTGTACTCGTACATGTGGACGCACCCTGGCAAGAAGTTGATCTTCATGGGTGACGAAATCGGCCAGTGGAACGAATGGAACCTGGAAGCAGGCCTCCAGTGGGATCTGCTGGAATGGGAATCGCACCAGGGTATCCAGAAGCTGATCTCGGACCTCAACGCGATGCTGGTTCACGAGCCAGCCCTGCACGAAGTCGACTTCGACGGCAGTGGCTTCGAGTGGATCGAATGCAACGACTGGGAAAACAGCGTGATCAGCTACATCCGTAAGGGTAAGAACCCAGAAGACTTTGTCGCCGTGGTCTGCAATTTCACCCCAAGCTCGCGGGATGATTACCGCATGGGTGTGCCAGTTGCCGGAGCCTACCGCGAGATCTTCAACTCGGACAACTCGCGTTACGCTGGTAGCGACGTGATCAATACCGACGATATCCAATCCGACAACATCGGTTGGAACGGTCGCGAGAACTCGATCCAGTTCCGTTTGCCTCCGATGGCAACCGTGGTGATCAAGCCGGTTCGATAG
- a CDS encoding acyl carrier protein, with the protein MHDQEVFQWLQTKIATTRQIRPEVVQLDSSLAEDLVPDSFELIELVCEIEKKFGFSVDFDEFAGIQSVRDVVQFIQQRSQAPH; encoded by the coding sequence GTGCATGACCAAGAAGTGTTTCAGTGGCTGCAGACGAAGATCGCGACAACGCGACAGATTCGTCCCGAAGTGGTCCAACTGGATAGCTCGTTGGCGGAGGATCTCGTACCTGATTCTTTCGAGTTGATTGAATTGGTGTGCGAGATCGAGAAAAAATTCGGCTTCTCTGTCGACTTCGACGAGTTCGCCGGCATCCAATCGGTACGGGATGTCGTGCAGTTCATTCAACAGCGCAGCCAAGCCCCCCACTGA
- a CDS encoding DJ-1/PfpI family protein — MAAKNILMLVGDFVEDYEVMVPFQMLLMVGHNVSAVCPGKKAGEKVATAIHDFEGHQTYSEKPGHNFGLNATFDEIAPETFDALVIPGGRAPEYLRLNEKVLDIVRHFADADKPIAAICHGPQILAAAGVLKGKSVCPYPAVGPEVTIGGGENIAPSDGFDNAHVDGKLVTGPAWPAHPAWIRSFLEVLGTKIEP, encoded by the coding sequence ATGGCCGCAAAAAATATTTTGATGCTCGTTGGCGACTTCGTGGAAGACTACGAAGTGATGGTTCCTTTTCAGATGCTGCTGATGGTCGGACACAACGTTTCGGCCGTCTGCCCCGGCAAGAAAGCAGGCGAGAAAGTCGCCACCGCGATTCACGATTTTGAAGGGCATCAAACTTACAGCGAAAAGCCGGGACATAATTTCGGTCTGAACGCGACATTTGATGAGATCGCCCCTGAAACCTTCGATGCGTTGGTCATCCCTGGCGGACGCGCACCGGAGTACCTGAGGCTTAACGAGAAGGTATTGGACATCGTGCGACACTTCGCCGATGCCGATAAACCAATTGCCGCCATTTGCCATGGTCCCCAGATCCTGGCAGCTGCTGGTGTGCTGAAAGGCAAATCGGTTTGCCCTTACCCTGCTGTCGGTCCGGAAGTCACCATCGGCGGTGGCGAGAACATTGCTCCGAGCGATGGCTTTGACAACGCCCATGTCGATGGCAAGCTGGTCACTGGCCCTGCGTGGCCGGCTCATCCAGCGTGGATCCGATCGTTCCTGGAAGTGCTGGGCACCAAGATCGAACCGTAG
- a CDS encoding DUF1559 domain-containing protein, translating into MSKKRFGFTLVELLVVIAIIGVLIALLLPAVQQAREAARRSSCQNQLKQMGLALHNYHDIYNSLCYGYTSSVPAGSDPGVSGNGWCKALLPYIEQNNLVEKWDYTKTYHHSTTNLLLIRQEISLYLCPSDTATKTWNSVPNYNYAANYGTTDRVRTNPLNGVTFQASPFEAFNNIYKFASITDGLSNTMMLAEVRQGQVDGDLRGLVWYGYHSGFTTHYAPNTSSPDQLASGFCKNAAMEPLGMPCISGTSLFSARSRHPGGVQAVLGDGSVRFIPETINIDTWRALSGMRDGLVLGQF; encoded by the coding sequence ATGTCTAAGAAACGCTTCGGTTTCACCCTGGTCGAACTGCTTGTGGTCATCGCCATCATTGGCGTATTGATCGCATTGCTTCTGCCTGCCGTGCAGCAAGCTCGTGAAGCAGCTCGACGTTCGTCCTGCCAGAATCAGCTCAAGCAAATGGGCCTGGCTCTGCACAACTATCACGACATCTATAACTCGCTTTGCTACGGCTACACCAGCTCGGTCCCTGCCGGTTCCGACCCAGGTGTTTCCGGCAATGGCTGGTGCAAGGCGTTGCTGCCTTACATCGAACAAAACAACCTGGTCGAAAAGTGGGACTACACCAAGACCTACCATCACAGCACCACCAACCTGCTGTTGATTCGGCAGGAAATCTCGCTGTATCTCTGCCCTAGCGATACCGCCACTAAAACCTGGAACAGCGTGCCGAACTACAACTATGCCGCGAACTATGGCACAACCGATCGCGTTCGTACCAATCCGCTCAACGGTGTTACATTCCAGGCCTCTCCGTTCGAGGCGTTCAACAACATCTACAAGTTCGCGTCGATCACCGATGGTCTCTCGAACACGATGATGCTGGCGGAAGTTCGTCAGGGTCAGGTCGACGGCGACCTGCGTGGCCTGGTTTGGTATGGCTATCACTCCGGTTTCACCACGCACTACGCTCCGAACACCAGTTCGCCAGACCAGTTGGCGTCGGGCTTCTGCAAGAACGCCGCGATGGAACCCCTGGGAATGCCATGCATCAGCGGTACCAGCTTGTTCTCCGCCCGTAGCCGTCACCCTGGTGGCGTCCAAGCAGTGCTAGGCGATGGCTCGGTGCGATTCATTCCAGAGACAATCAACATCGACACCTGGCGTGCTTTGTCGGGCATGCGAGACGGCCTGGTGCTCGGCCAGTTCTAG
- a CDS encoding anhydro-N-acetylmuramic acid kinase, whose product MSSFAEHARRYFVGTAMTPCLRFMSASILKVDGRGLNADFDIIHQLNVRTPPDVRTLLEQGGTGLASGTQLPGMASRLVVELQVVNVERLLNSCGISAEKVTAIGQRGPAFGREFWKQTGSAIVVGDPTILAESTGVTVIDHFEQRDIAKGGSATGIDVLPMWLLLTRPVDSISARPLVVVRLDQAIELFYLPARRKNRPIPGVAYRRMGPGFALLQRLQTICDHQLPAGKSLVEPLRQTMLKADAYDIAADSETQLSTLIESIVDQVPELIQSSTTLNQTLENYWAGEIHHQIEEHFPPTPEVAEIVVLGRGARREMFVKQLADKFAGIPVSTEVSRGWISGSAGASIAAIFATLHIDQVSGNLPDLTGATAARILGRITPGSPGNWRGVLSQLEVAARQTMTLREAV is encoded by the coding sequence ATGTCGAGTTTCGCGGAACATGCGCGGCGCTACTTTGTTGGCACCGCGATGACTCCCTGTCTGCGCTTTATGAGTGCCTCCATTTTGAAAGTCGACGGTCGCGGCCTGAACGCCGACTTCGACATCATTCACCAACTCAACGTTCGCACCCCACCCGATGTCCGCACACTGCTTGAACAAGGCGGCACCGGTCTGGCCTCGGGAACGCAACTACCTGGCATGGCTTCGCGTTTGGTGGTCGAACTGCAAGTCGTCAACGTCGAACGACTGTTGAACTCGTGTGGGATCTCGGCCGAAAAAGTCACCGCGATCGGCCAGCGCGGGCCAGCTTTCGGCAGAGAGTTCTGGAAACAAACTGGTTCGGCGATTGTCGTTGGCGATCCCACGATTCTCGCCGAATCGACTGGCGTGACCGTGATCGATCACTTCGAGCAGCGTGACATCGCCAAAGGTGGATCGGCCACCGGGATCGATGTCTTGCCGATGTGGCTACTTCTGACGCGGCCCGTCGATTCGATCAGTGCTCGGCCGCTGGTCGTTGTACGACTCGATCAGGCAATTGAACTGTTCTATCTACCCGCTCGCCGCAAGAACCGACCGATCCCGGGCGTTGCCTATCGCCGCATGGGACCTGGCTTTGCTTTGCTCCAGCGACTGCAGACGATATGCGATCATCAGTTACCTGCCGGGAAGTCGCTGGTCGAGCCGCTACGGCAGACGATGCTTAAAGCGGACGCTTACGATATCGCCGCCGATTCCGAAACCCAGCTTTCAACACTGATCGAATCAATCGTCGATCAGGTTCCGGAGTTGATTCAATCGAGCACGACGTTGAATCAAACGCTCGAAAACTACTGGGCTGGCGAGATTCATCACCAGATCGAAGAGCACTTCCCACCAACCCCTGAGGTTGCCGAGATCGTCGTGCTGGGACGAGGTGCCCGGCGCGAGATGTTCGTGAAGCAATTGGCCGACAAGTTTGCCGGGATTCCGGTTTCGACAGAGGTCTCGCGAGGCTGGATCTCTGGATCGGCTGGGGCATCGATCGCCGCGATCTTCGCTACTCTGCATATCGATCAAGTCAGCGGCAATCTTCCCGATCTCACCGGGGCGACCGCTGCTAGGATTCTCGGGCGAATCACGCCTGGCAGTCCCGGCAACTGGCGTGGCGTTCTAAGCCAACTCGAAGTTGCCGCTCGGCAAACGATGACGCTGCGCGAAGCGGTCTAA
- a CDS encoding gamma-glutamyl-gamma-aminobutyrate hydrolase family protein, translating into MKRPRSPQMFSKPVIGLNANFRNATHDRPAFSFISAGYYDAVIAAGGIPVVLPPVSSPEDQQAVLSRLDGVVLIGGPDLDPNRDGFMRHASIRMMEPRREDADRSMMKLIAQMRLPVFGIGVGMQLINVAMGGNLFMHIPEDLPGALPHHDTIDKHHRHGLDVVPGTLMEKIFGDGEVRVNSSHHMAIDELAPGFIASARSPDGVIEAIESIHEDWFAIGTQFHPEAESASALDQRIFEEFVEGVAAGKAGGVRVAAAS; encoded by the coding sequence ATGAAGCGCCCGAGGAGTCCCCAGATGTTTTCAAAACCTGTTATCGGTTTGAATGCCAACTTTCGGAATGCAACCCACGACCGGCCTGCATTCTCCTTCATTTCTGCTGGTTACTACGATGCAGTGATTGCAGCAGGTGGGATTCCTGTGGTCCTTCCCCCAGTGAGCAGCCCCGAAGATCAGCAGGCCGTTTTGAGCCGGCTGGACGGAGTGGTGCTGATTGGTGGTCCGGATTTGGATCCTAATCGGGACGGTTTCATGCGTCACGCTTCCATCCGCATGATGGAGCCGCGTCGTGAAGATGCCGACCGATCAATGATGAAATTGATCGCTCAGATGCGTCTGCCGGTATTCGGTATTGGCGTCGGTATGCAATTGATCAACGTCGCCATGGGCGGCAATTTGTTCATGCACATTCCGGAAGACCTGCCGGGTGCCTTGCCGCATCACGACACGATTGACAAACATCACCGCCATGGACTGGATGTGGTCCCTGGTACGCTGATGGAAAAGATCTTCGGCGATGGCGAAGTTCGCGTGAACAGCAGCCATCACATGGCGATCGACGAATTGGCCCCAGGTTTCATCGCCTCGGCACGTAGCCCAGACGGTGTGATCGAAGCGATCGAATCGATTCACGAAGATTGGTTTGCGATTGGAACCCAGTTCCATCCAGAAGCCGAGTCGGCTTCCGCCCTCGATCAGCGTATTTTTGAAGAGTTCGTCGAAGGCGTCGCGGCTGGTAAAGCCGGTGGCGTTCGCGTTGCTGCCGCTTCGTGA
- a CDS encoding 3-oxoacyl-ACP synthase III translates to MKYQNVCIEGLGYCLPDEIVTSSEIERRLAPLYERLRLPEGRLELMTGISQRRFFPEAVKPGDVSIHSARNAMASTGIDPNDVGALIHGSVCRDFIEPATACRVHHALGLPQDCVVYDVSNACLGILNGAIQIANMIELGQIKAGIVVGTESGRHLVDNTIATLNESENLSRNDIKLAVASLTIGSASCAMVLCHKELSRTGNQLIAASARAHTQHHDLCHSISGKNETGVGNPLMQTDSEKLMAEGIATGAATFADFLSETGWSPENIDRSICHQVGLTHRRLVLEKLQLPVDNDFATVQWLGNTGAAALPTTLALAAQTQFIEAGQNVALLGIGSGINCVMIGAHWQTTLVSGTGDMPLGMQRGGALQAG, encoded by the coding sequence ATGAAATATCAGAACGTCTGCATCGAAGGGCTGGGCTACTGCCTACCGGATGAAATCGTCACTTCGAGCGAGATCGAGCGGCGTCTTGCCCCCCTTTACGAGCGGCTTCGCCTGCCTGAGGGTCGCCTCGAGCTGATGACCGGCATTTCGCAGCGGCGATTTTTCCCTGAAGCGGTCAAGCCAGGCGACGTCAGTATTCACTCGGCTCGCAACGCGATGGCCTCGACCGGCATCGATCCGAATGACGTCGGCGCCCTGATCCATGGCTCGGTCTGCCGGGATTTCATCGAACCAGCGACCGCGTGCCGCGTCCATCATGCCTTGGGGCTTCCGCAGGACTGCGTCGTTTACGACGTCTCGAATGCCTGCCTGGGGATCCTGAATGGGGCGATCCAAATCGCCAACATGATCGAACTGGGCCAGATCAAAGCTGGGATCGTGGTTGGTACCGAAAGTGGCCGTCACCTGGTCGACAACACGATCGCCACGCTCAACGAAAGCGAAAACCTCAGCCGGAACGACATCAAGTTGGCCGTCGCTTCGCTGACAATTGGTTCGGCAAGCTGCGCGATGGTGCTGTGCCACAAAGAACTGAGCCGCACCGGCAACCAGTTAATCGCCGCCAGCGCCCGAGCCCACACCCAGCATCACGATCTTTGCCACAGCATCTCGGGCAAAAACGAAACCGGCGTCGGCAATCCTTTGATGCAGACCGATTCCGAAAAGCTGATGGCCGAAGGGATCGCCACCGGCGCGGCCACCTTCGCCGACTTCCTTTCGGAAACCGGCTGGTCGCCTGAGAACATCGACCGTTCAATTTGCCATCAGGTGGGCCTCACCCATCGTCGCCTTGTGCTGGAGAAGCTTCAGCTTCCGGTCGACAACGACTTCGCCACTGTGCAGTGGCTGGGCAACACTGGAGCCGCCGCCCTTCCGACGACACTCGCCCTGGCAGCCCAGACGCAGTTTATCGAAGCAGGTCAGAACGTGGCCCTGCTCGGCATCGGCTCAGGCATCAACTGCGTGATGATCGGTGCTCACTGGCAAACAACGCTCGTGAGCGGCACCGGTGACATGCCGCTGGGCATGCAGCGTGGCGGTGCACTTCAGGCCGGCTAA